A section of the Nerophis ophidion isolate RoL-2023_Sa linkage group LG16, RoL_Noph_v1.0, whole genome shotgun sequence genome encodes:
- the LOC133534968 gene encoding transmembrane reductase CYB561D2, giving the protein MAQNKESEPESRLYAFTRVASAMLTHFLGVALTVFVAVLARPGTSWFSWHPLLMTLAFSLFMTEAILVFSPHGSPMRRFSHKVKVRIHWLLQCACLLCATLGLAAILYNKHLQGKPHFTSWHGLMGLLTVCAVGVQSVAALPLVYHSLAKGWSLAKLKRYHAASGLVAYLLGAVSLLLGMSSVWFKASVSDGVWYLVALCPALCGLIVMNQVTSAYVAKKRLQS; this is encoded by the exons ATGGCGCAGAACAAAGAGTCAGAACCGGAATCTCGACTATACGCTTTTACCCGAGTAGCCTCCGCGATGTTGACACACTTTCTCGGCGTCGCCCTCACTGTTTTTGTCGCTGTTCTGGCTCGACCCGGCACAA GTTGGTTTTCTTGGCATCCTCTCCTCATGACTCTAGCA TTCTCCCTCTTCATGACAGAAGCCATCCTGGTTTTCTCCCCCCACGGTTCCCCCATGAGGCGGTTCTCCCACAAGGTCAAAGTTCGCATTCACTGGCTCTTGCAGTGCGCCTGCCTCTTGTGCGCCACACTGGGCCTGGCCGCCATTTTGTACAACAAACACCTGCAAGGCAAGCCTCACTTCACCTCCTGGCACGGGCTGATGGGCCTGCTGACGGTGTGCGCGGTGGGGGTCCAGTCCGTGGCCGCCCTGCCCCTGGTCTACCACTCCCTGGCCAAAGGTTGGTCACTGGCCAAGCTCAAGAGGTACCACGCGGCTTCCGGGCTGGTCGCCTACCTGCTGGGCGCTGTCAGCCTGCTGCTGGGGATGAGTTCCGTGTGGTTCAAGGCGTCCGTCAGCGACGGCGTCTGGTACTTGGTGGCACTCTGCCCCGCCCTCTGTGGTCTGATCGTCATGAATCAAGTCACCAGCGCTTATGTGGCCAAAAAACGCCTACAGTCTTAA